A single Pseudodesulfovibrio aespoeensis Aspo-2 DNA region contains:
- a CDS encoding DNA translocase FtsK produces MARRQITSAQSRRTGHGREFTGLFFLFVSAFTFLSLLSFSPADPSFNQAVSEGWRVRNVAGVAGAYCAGFLVELFGFGAMFWPFYFLYLGLSRFVSRIRISKIRWLGLAGLFVAFEAWATHPWLVDLPADAYGLVGGGFFGREIVSRLTLTYLRPAGAFLLWVFISIISFQAFFGYSWASVWNRLLLWRAILQEKIDARMAQYRARKKARASEVKLGRDEIVGFDMVDEEDCDIHYIDLDDGDKNKRKEPQAAPQKPKPAKPVKTPGAVAPTGVNGLPSIELLTQPPPQATSQTQAVLQPLADRLKECLNDFNVQGEIQRVVPGPVVTMFEFKPAPGIKVSKIENLTDDIALALKAESVRIEAPIPGKDSVGIEIPNVDRQTVYLREVIESKEFTGSTSPLTLALGKDIHGATRVADLAKMPHLLVAGATGAGKSVGINGFLLSLLYKAGPDKVKLLLVDPKRIELAPYAALPHLVHPVVTEMSLAKSALDWAVFEMDCRYQKMAKLGVRNIEGYNKKLEDMGDTVPEEFEHMKHMPYLVIVIDELADLMMTAAKEVEQCIVRLAQLARAAGIHLVLATQRPSVDVVTGLIKANFPTRISFFVTSKFDSRTILDGVGAERLLGKGDMLFKPSGGKLTRMHGAYVDETEIAHVVNFWRDSQPQEFELDFTDWKKDAPGGDGSELVNESDDPVYGEAVQFVLSQGKASISLLQRRFRIGFNRAARYIEQMEMDGILGPQDGSKPRKVISPE; encoded by the coding sequence ATGGCGCGACGGCAGATCACATCGGCTCAATCCAGGCGGACAGGGCATGGCAGGGAATTCACCGGCCTGTTTTTTCTTTTCGTTTCGGCCTTCACCTTCCTGAGCCTGCTCTCGTTCAGCCCTGCCGACCCCAGCTTCAACCAGGCGGTCAGCGAGGGGTGGCGGGTGCGCAACGTTGCTGGCGTGGCCGGTGCCTATTGCGCCGGTTTCCTTGTGGAGCTTTTCGGGTTCGGGGCCATGTTCTGGCCGTTTTACTTCCTGTATCTCGGGCTGTCCCGGTTTGTCAGCCGCATCCGCATTTCCAAGATCCGCTGGCTCGGGTTGGCCGGTCTGTTCGTGGCTTTTGAGGCCTGGGCCACGCATCCCTGGCTGGTGGACCTCCCGGCTGACGCTTACGGCCTTGTGGGCGGCGGATTCTTTGGCCGCGAAATCGTCTCCCGGCTGACTCTGACCTATCTGCGCCCGGCTGGAGCGTTTCTGCTGTGGGTTTTCATCAGCATCATCTCCTTTCAGGCCTTTTTCGGCTACAGTTGGGCCTCGGTCTGGAACAGGCTGCTCCTGTGGCGGGCCATACTTCAGGAGAAGATCGACGCGCGCATGGCTCAGTACCGGGCGCGCAAAAAGGCCAGGGCATCAGAAGTGAAGCTGGGCAGGGACGAGATCGTTGGATTCGATATGGTGGACGAAGAGGATTGCGACATCCATTATATCGACCTGGACGACGGTGACAAGAACAAGCGAAAGGAACCCCAGGCCGCACCGCAAAAGCCGAAACCGGCCAAGCCTGTCAAGACTCCGGGTGCTGTCGCTCCGACTGGCGTCAATGGTCTGCCGAGCATCGAACTGCTCACGCAGCCACCGCCGCAGGCCACCAGCCAGACCCAGGCGGTGCTCCAGCCCCTGGCTGATCGGCTCAAGGAATGCCTCAACGATTTCAATGTGCAGGGTGAGATTCAGCGGGTGGTGCCCGGCCCTGTGGTGACCATGTTCGAGTTCAAGCCTGCGCCGGGCATCAAGGTCAGCAAGATCGAGAACCTGACCGACGACATCGCCCTGGCCCTCAAGGCCGAATCCGTGCGCATCGAGGCCCCGATTCCGGGCAAGGACAGCGTGGGCATCGAGATCCCCAACGTGGACCGCCAGACGGTCTATCTGCGCGAGGTCATTGAGTCCAAGGAATTCACGGGCAGCACATCGCCCCTGACCCTGGCCCTGGGCAAGGACATCCACGGAGCCACGCGGGTGGCCGACCTGGCCAAGATGCCACACCTGCTGGTGGCCGGAGCCACGGGCGCGGGCAAGTCGGTGGGCATCAACGGCTTTCTCCTGAGCCTGCTCTACAAGGCCGGGCCGGACAAGGTGAAGCTGCTCCTGGTGGACCCCAAGCGCATCGAGCTGGCCCCGTATGCGGCCCTGCCGCATCTGGTGCACCCGGTGGTCACCGAGATGAGCCTGGCCAAGAGCGCCCTGGACTGGGCCGTGTTCGAAATGGACTGCCGCTACCAGAAGATGGCCAAGCTCGGCGTGCGCAACATCGAGGGATACAACAAGAAGCTTGAGGACATGGGCGACACTGTGCCGGAAGAATTCGAGCATATGAAGCACATGCCGTACCTTGTCATCGTCATCGATGAGCTGGCGGACCTGATGATGACCGCGGCCAAGGAAGTGGAGCAGTGCATCGTCCGGCTGGCCCAACTGGCGCGGGCCGCGGGCATCCATCTGGTGCTGGCCACCCAAAGGCCGAGCGTGGACGTGGTCACCGGCCTGATCAAGGCCAACTTCCCGACGCGCATCTCGTTTTTCGTCACCTCCAAGTTCGATTCGCGCACCATTCTCGACGGTGTGGGCGCGGAACGCCTGCTGGGCAAGGGCGACATGCTCTTCAAGCCCAGCGGCGGCAAGCTCACGCGGATGCACGGCGCGTACGTCGATGAGACGGAAATTGCGCACGTGGTCAACTTCTGGCGCGACAGTCAGCCCCAGGAGTTTGAGCTTGATTTCACGGACTGGAAGAAGGATGCTCCGGGCGGCGATGGTTCCGAGTTGGTCAACGAGTCCGACGACCCGGTCTACGGCGAGGCGGTACAGTTTGTGCTGAGCCAGGGCAAGGCGTCCATCTCGCTGTTGCAGCGTCGCTTCAGGATCGGTTTCAACAGGGCGGCCCGATACATCGAACAGATGGAAATGGACGGGATTCTCGGCCCGCAGGACGGAAGCAAGCCGAGAAAAGTTATCTCACCGGAATAA
- the efp gene encoding elongation factor P, protein MISTKDFRTGLKIEIDGKPFEIIEFQHFKPGKGGAMMRTKLRHMKTGQVLDKTFRSGEKVKKPDMAVVSMQFIYKEGTDFVFMDLESYEQMNVPGANMGEAGGYVKEGDTVKVLLYNGELIGVDLPANVNLKVAQTDPGVQGDRVSNATKSATLETGIQVNVPLFINEGDLIKVDTRSGEYLGRE, encoded by the coding sequence ATGATATCGACCAAGGATTTCAGGACAGGCCTGAAAATCGAGATTGACGGCAAACCGTTCGAAATCATTGAATTTCAGCATTTCAAGCCCGGCAAGGGCGGTGCCATGATGCGCACCAAGTTGCGCCACATGAAAACCGGCCAGGTGCTGGACAAGACCTTCCGCTCCGGCGAAAAGGTCAAGAAACCGGACATGGCCGTGGTTTCCATGCAGTTCATCTACAAGGAAGGCACGGACTTCGTGTTCATGGATCTCGAAAGCTACGAGCAGATGAACGTGCCTGGAGCCAACATGGGCGAGGCTGGCGGCTACGTGAAGGAAGGCGACACCGTGAAGGTGCTTCTGTACAACGGGGAGCTGATCGGGGTCGATCTCCCGGCCAACGTCAACCTGAAGGTGGCCCAGACCGATCCGGGCGTGCAGGGCGACCGCGTGAGCAACGCCACCAAGTCCGCCACGCTGGAGACCGGTATTCAGGTGAACGTTCCGCTCTTCATCAACGAGGGCGACCTCATCAAGGTGGACACGCGCAGCGGCGAATACCTCGGGCGCGAATAG
- a CDS encoding type II 3-dehydroquinate dehydratase, translating to MKKLDILILNGPNLGHIGTRQPEIYGSQTMDDMPDILRRIMGERADGIVVHHFQSNSEGGLVDRLERARGDGTNGVVFNAGAYTHTSLAIADCLAWINIPCVEVHISNIWARTDQPLRQQSLMGGQCIGVIAGFGILGYGLAVQALYERLKG from the coding sequence ATGAAAAAACTCGATATCCTGATACTCAACGGCCCCAATCTGGGCCACATCGGTACCCGCCAGCCCGAGATATACGGCTCTCAGACCATGGACGATATGCCGGACATCCTGCGCCGGATCATGGGCGAGCGGGCGGACGGGATCGTCGTGCACCATTTCCAGTCCAACTCCGAGGGGGGGCTGGTGGACCGGCTGGAGCGAGCCAGGGGCGACGGGACCAACGGCGTGGTTTTCAACGCCGGGGCCTACACCCATACCAGTCTGGCCATTGCCGACTGCCTCGCCTGGATCAACATCCCGTGTGTCGAGGTGCATATCAGCAACATCTGGGCGCGCACAGACCAGCCCTTGCGCCAGCAGAGCCTCATGGGGGGACAGTGCATCGGCGTTATTGCCGGTTTCGGGATTCTGGGGTATGGGCTTGCTGTCCAGGCGCTCTACGAGCGTCTCAAGGGATAA
- the yihA gene encoding ribosome biogenesis GTP-binding protein YihA/YsxC, translating into MNRTIELVKTIYEIKQLESLDEPQIALAGRSNVGKSSLVNRLAGRKSLAKISSKPGKTRSLNYYRVNPDGFYLVDLPGYGYARCSQSEREKWGKLIEAYMTANPGLKAVVVLLDARLTPQKLDLELTSYLRGLGIPVIPVLTKSDKPKQRERAALQNQWKDILQQPRLPLLFSSKTGMGEDKLWNVLAEYAINAVPASPAETPDDTQEPLAD; encoded by the coding sequence ATGAACCGAACCATCGAGTTAGTCAAAACAATATACGAAATCAAGCAGCTTGAGAGCCTGGATGAGCCTCAGATCGCCCTGGCCGGGAGATCGAACGTGGGCAAATCGTCGCTGGTTAACAGACTGGCCGGGCGCAAAAGCCTGGCCAAGATCAGCTCCAAGCCGGGCAAGACGCGCAGCCTCAACTACTACCGGGTCAACCCGGACGGTTTCTATCTCGTGGACCTGCCCGGCTACGGCTACGCCAGGTGCTCGCAATCAGAGCGGGAGAAATGGGGCAAGCTCATCGAGGCGTACATGACCGCCAACCCTGGCCTGAAGGCTGTGGTGGTCCTTCTTGACGCCCGCCTGACCCCACAAAAGCTTGACCTTGAGCTGACGTCCTATCTCAGGGGGCTGGGCATCCCGGTCATTCCGGTGCTGACCAAGTCCGACAAGCCCAAGCAGCGTGAGCGGGCCGCGCTCCAGAACCAGTGGAAGGACATCCTGCAACAGCCGCGCCTGCCGCTCCTCTTCTCCAGCAAGACAGGCATGGGCGAGGACAAGCTCTGGAATGTCCTGGCCGAATACGCGATCAACGCCGTGCCCGCCTCCCCTGCCGAAACCCCTGACGACACCCAGGAGCCCCTGGCCGATTAG
- a CDS encoding LptF/LptG family permease — MRSVFGIGVLGRYLIQQNLYLMSICLTVGTCIYLLSDVFDRLDDFIKAGLGAETILFYFFVKIPLIVSQLMPAIFLLALVLQLGILTRSKEMLALRAGGVSFAWFIKFFLIYAMFWSLGQLAFSQFLGVFGEYEANRIWKEDVRKKQLDELTITDLWFRDGPFIVLAREAYPGKSRASDVVVYEFATDNQELIRILTAKKAMIDDNGWGLLDVHELDTRTFVSVTRLSQFLSVRQNLKAYAAVELKGDTAQLPLLELSRAIEKLEESGSNVEILRTIWHTKWSYAFSIAVMALLALALVTFSENIYANIGFSLILIFVQYGVHAVGATAGEQAVLPPFVAAWLGNFVMAALAGMRLAWVTVPGFQAFVRTWGTALKTARP; from the coding sequence ATGAGGTCCGTTTTCGGCATCGGCGTGCTGGGCCGGTATCTGATCCAGCAGAACCTCTATCTGATGTCCATCTGCCTGACTGTCGGCACCTGCATCTATCTGCTCTCGGATGTCTTCGACCGGCTGGACGACTTCATCAAGGCGGGGCTGGGCGCAGAGACGATCCTCTTCTATTTCTTCGTCAAGATTCCACTCATCGTCTCGCAGCTCATGCCCGCGATCTTTTTGCTGGCCCTGGTCCTCCAGCTCGGCATCCTGACGCGGAGCAAGGAGATGCTGGCCCTGCGCGCCGGAGGCGTCTCGTTTGCCTGGTTCATCAAGTTCTTTTTGATCTACGCCATGTTCTGGAGTCTGGGGCAGCTGGCCTTTTCCCAGTTCCTCGGCGTGTTTGGGGAGTACGAGGCCAACCGGATATGGAAGGAGGATGTCAGGAAAAAGCAGCTCGACGAACTGACCATCACCGACCTCTGGTTCCGCGACGGCCCGTTCATCGTGCTGGCCAGGGAGGCGTATCCGGGCAAGAGCCGGGCCTCGGATGTGGTGGTCTACGAATTCGCCACGGACAACCAGGAGCTCATCCGCATCCTCACGGCCAAGAAGGCCATGATCGACGACAACGGGTGGGGGCTGCTCGACGTGCACGAACTGGACACCCGCACCTTTGTCTCGGTCACGCGGCTCTCGCAATTCCTCTCGGTCCGCCAGAACCTCAAGGCCTATGCCGCAGTGGAGCTCAAGGGCGACACCGCGCAGCTGCCCCTGCTGGAACTCTCAAGGGCTATCGAGAAGCTTGAGGAATCCGGCTCCAACGTGGAGATTCTCAGGACCATCTGGCATACCAAGTGGTCCTATGCCTTTTCTATCGCGGTCATGGCCCTGCTGGCCCTGGCCCTGGTGACTTTCTCGGAGAACATCTACGCCAACATCGGCTTTTCGCTGATCCTGATCTTTGTGCAGTACGGGGTCCACGCTGTCGGGGCCACTGCGGGCGAGCAGGCCGTGCTGCCGCCGTTCGTGGCCGCCTGGCTGGGCAACTTCGTCATGGCCGCCCTGGCGGGGATGCGGCTGGCCTGGGTGACCGTGCCCGGCTTTCAGGCCTTTGTCAGAACCTGGGGAACCGCTTTGAAGACGGCAAGACCCTAG